The Coffea arabica cultivar ET-39 chromosome 6e, Coffea Arabica ET-39 HiFi, whole genome shotgun sequence genome contains the following window.
ttaggtttaattttattattgtacaggcttCGACACCCTGTCAATGATTTTGTTACAAACTaaatatttgttaattaaatctTTTGATAATCAATACAGGCTTCAATAACTTGCTCATTTCTAACAATGAAATGGCAGAATATGGTAAGCCATCAATATAAACTCAGTTTATACTGAAAGTATATAGAAGATTTACTCTTTTAGCTCATTGCATTTGGTGTCATTTGCTCCGTAAAAGAGTTAAAGAGTTTTATTGCGAACGTGTATGCAATTGAAGCAGTCGATGGTAGTTGTATACTTCTCATAATGGCTCCAACACTCACATCcaatgttttttccttttctttttgtgcTTTTTATGTGTCTCTATGGcacccaattaaaaaaaaaccaaacacATATTTTAATTAACATATCTAGTCTATTGGGGAATGCCATCGTTTTCAATTGGGTTGTGATTGCTGACGTGGCGTGCTGCTATTGGTTGATTGGTGGTCGTCCGCCCGTGCGAATTTCCAATTAATGGTTGTTCGTTCTCACGCGTGAATTCTTTTGTTTGCTTGCTCAGGCGTTTAgcaatccttttgtttccttttgtgCGGGTCTTTGACCACCAAGTAAACTGGTAAGGGAGAGGTCTCCCTCAATTCTTGGCTTTTGCAACAAAGCTATTGGCTGAAGAGTGGCAGAGCTGGTCAATCCACATCAATCACCTCAATTCGTTAATCCGTTGTACTAGAAGCTTCTTTCTCATGGTTTCCTCCTGTTCTTCTCTCTTGAGTTTTCATCTTCCTCTCAAGTCCACCATTTCTCCATATTTGTTCTGTATACATTTTTCCCCCCTTGATTAAATTTTCTCTCATTCTCTGATAAGTTTCATATTTTTTGTCACAGGTTGAGAGGTCAGACTATCAACTAAACCATGAAGAAATGTGGAGATTGTTCTCTAAAGGTGAACACTTTCTCTgtgattttctttttgcttttttttttttgacattttctCTGGATTTTTTCCCTTATATCTCCGTAATAAATCTTTTCTGGCCAAGGTATTTGTTGGATaaataagaaaggaaaaaaggatgCAATCTTTCTGTGTTCGATGGCTGTTTTCTTTCCCGAGATTTGTTATCAACAGATCTGATTTTCTTAGATCTTCAAAAAATCACGtctaattatttttcttttgtgatGTTGCGATGTTGCAAGTATGAAATTTGGAGATTTTCTCCATCGTCGTCATGCTATTTTGTAAGCTTTTTCCCCCTTTTGAAGTCCCTTTTCCTCTCTTATCCTTCGTTTTCTCTGATTGACAACAACAAAACCAAAGATCTGGTTGGAATTTTTTGCTTCAATTCAAAATCTCCTtcgttttctgtttttttttcatttttctgatATTTCTATTTTCTTGGCTAAAAGTAGAAAATCTCTTTTTCCCATCTCCTTCGTGTCCTTTTGTGAAACAATGAGGAAGGGAAAGGTCAATATTTCATCTCCACTATCTGATGTGAATTTCTAGAATGCATATATGGTACTTTTCTTCCCCTTTCATCTCTGTTTCATTTCTGTTTTATcattgatttttaatttttaattagaagaaaaactTTTAATATCGTATGAGATGATGAATAATTGAAGATTAGCTAGCTTTTAGatatttatttacttaattGTTTATACCTCTTTGGTGTTTTGTTCTTCCATTTTTGCCTTTCTTGGAGGAAAAATGGCCACCCATGAAAAACAACTGGTAAGGGAAAACATAAGTTTTGTTGTATCAttctgatttaatttttttcccttccacTCCCAGTTTAGGATTTGATGGacgatttttttttctctcttttttttgttcttttggtgtTACTTTTCTGAGTATATTATTGGTTGTTGTTACAGGAAGGAATATGAAGATTTGAAGTTGACATCTCGAAGAAGTAGTTAAAGCTGGTAATATTTATTTGTGTTATACTATTTATACTATAAACCATAGTCTTTTTCTATAAACAGTTTCTCTCACCTAATTTAGCCTATTTTTGTTTATTGAGATTTTTGTCAGAGAAAGGATAAAGGTAAAAGTGATTGGAAGAATGAGTAACTTTCTTCCAGTGTTTTGTGTTTTGGGTTTTATTGTGTTTGTCAAAGTAAATTAGATACGAGTATCTTTTTCTTCTCTATATTCATTTTTCCCCTTGGCTGGTGAACATGATGAATTTGTTATTTAAACTACTTGGTATTCTTGGTAATGTCAAGATTTGGGAAACTGTATGATGAAATCTTTATTTCATAGtcgatttttctggttttgtggTTTTGACTTGCAAAGTGAAATCATTATTATGACTGACTTCCTTGAAGATGTTTTCATTAGTTCATGATTCATGAGATACATAGTTATATGAATTAGACAAATGGAGTTTCAAAAGCAAAATCCATGTTATCTACTATGAAGATACCATCTTTCCTCTTTTAAATTACTAAAGAAACTTGGCAAGATCTTTGGCTGGAAAAAAATATGTTCAGAAAATAGTATGCCTATGCTTCACAACTTTGACCTTTGATGTTGgacccaattttacatttttagaaaaaaagaaaaattggaaaataatGCATAGAAACTTCTCTAGAATTTGCTTCCACATATATATACAGTATTTTGTTCCCTTTGGGGAAATTTCATCGGTGACATTattttattgtttgatttatgttgGTAAGACTTGTTTTTATGCTCTCTCAATAGATTTCTCCTCTTGTTTCTGTTGtcgccattttttttttgtgaaatcttCTTTCTTCTAAGCAACTTTAAAGGTTCTTTTCTTTATATGAATATGTTATTATTGGAGTACATCTAATCCTGATCCTACTTTTGTAGCAGGAAATGACCATACTTTGGGTTTTGTTACTAGTGGATCTGCTCTATTGCATGGTGCTACTCAGACAAGTGCCTCACCCTGGTCTTCAGCATCAATGATATTTCCTCCAGCCCTAGGCATGCCTTTAAATGCTGAATGGAATGGGTATCAGATAGTTTGTTTCTGACATCACTTCTCTATTGTACACTGCATTTGTCTACTTGATGACATTTATTGTAACATTCATGTGTTGAATGTTCATCTGATGTTCAAATTGTGGGTGGTATTTGACAGATGGTGTTATCTTTGCTTGCTGAATACCGTATATGAATTTCATCTGATACATTTGAAAATCTGTCACTGTTTCCAATTTGTGCTTGTTAATGTGTAAGGTTTAATGTATGAGGTAATAGTGTAGTGAACAAGTACTTTCTTAGTTATAATTGAGATGAAGAAACtaattcttatctttttgtGCCATGGTAGACTATCTTTTTACTCACCTTTACTGTGATCAAGATCTTCAGAGGctgtgtttcttttttttcaagacTTTGAAGTTAATTGAAGTTAATAATGATTGTTGTACTCTGCATCTCCTTTGAAAATTGACAATAGGCTTGCTTTGCTATTTCATAGGTAATTTTCTTCTATACGTATTTCATAGGTATTTTGTAggtaattttcttttattttttttggatttggattaaTATCGTTTGATTAAAGTCTGAAATGTCATTCTTGCTTTGCTAAGCATGCTATCTATAGAACTTATTCAAATACTTGGCTTAAAACCTCAGGCTGTTAACAGTTGAACTAGTTAATTTCAAACCATGTGAAATGTGTGAAGTATGTCCCAATTAACAATGATTAACAAACTAATGCTGACTGTAACAATCAGGGAATAGTGAACTTGATGAATCTGCTTTGAAACCTGTGTTCTTAATAATATTGAGATTAGCAAAACTTTATGACCAACGTTGGACTAATTTTgagattttacaaaaaatgaaaaattggagaGCAACTCATAGAAACTTTTTTGTTATTTGCCTTCCCTATATATTTAGAGTTTTGTGTTCCATTTTAGGGGTTTTTAATAGTCACATGTGCTTGTGTCTTCTTTCTATGGGAGTAGAATAGATATCAAAAGTTTGATTAAATAAGTTGTTGCAAAAACTCAACAATCCATGTAAACCCTGCGAATATTCAATAGGAGCAACCCTGAAACATAATTGAATACCAATTTTTTAGATGAATATTGCCTTCACTATTTTTCTTTACACCTGAAAATTTTTATAGATTCTTGATGCTAGAGTAATATGAACTTTATTGGGAATAAAAGCTGAATTACATGACATTATTTAGAGTTGCATATATTTTGGCTTTTGGATTGGAGTATGTCATTAGAATATAAAGATATCATCTCTGGAGAAGTTTCtgcttcattttttcattttaggatCTTCTTGGCCTATTTGTTTACAtgattttatttcctttttcacCTTAATCTTCCATTGGCATTCTGTGTAAATTGCGCAGCTGCATGATCAAGTTGTGGAAAAGTTTACTTGCATACCATCTCCAAGGATCTGGCACATCTAATAGTTTCACTTTGGTGAGAACTCAAGTTACCAAGCAAGACACTTTAGGTTACCTATAagaattttttcatttcttgactttGACAACTactgtaccaaaaaaaaagaaaaaagaaaagtttcttgCTTGTGAAATGGGTTAAAAAATACAAGGGGTAACAAATTTTTTATGAGAGTATTAGTAACCAAAAGTGCAAATGTTTGTTGAATTTGTCCTGTACTTGTTGGCATTATTCAAGTCCCTTGATTTATTTTTAACTTGGTTTTACAGCAGTAAACTAATTTCGATGGATTATAtcttactttcttttttgttataaTACATGGCAGGTTCTTCAGCAGTTTCTTTCGAAATTGCTCATTACACTTCTGGGGTGAGTACGAACTacagaaaatttttgtttttggttaaGTTAAAATATGTATTTATCGGAATCATggaagttcaagttcaagtttcAAGATTCTACAAGactaattttattgttttatctaTTTATTATGATTTCCTTGACTATGAACAATCTATATTTATTGCGTATATTATTGTACTTTTCAATGACATAGTTTCCCATTTTTTGATCCTTAGTTGCGTTGCAGACATTTTGTAAATAGGGCATAACTGGGCACATAAATTTTAGAACTGTCCACCGTGCATTTGCGCGGTGATCTCCTCCTAGTACGACCAAAAAGAAGGGGAAAATGCTTGGGTAGAAATAGTTTGTTGACTCATTTGTAGAACATATTGGTATTCAAGAATAATTACTTTTGACATACGATGACATATGAAAAGTGGTAGTTATCATGTATGATGATGCAAGAAAATTAATGTATATGATTTACAAGTAAACTCATATACCAAGAACCTACTAAAGTATTTTTcaaagaggaaaaaatgaaaaaaaatatccTGCCAATATAGGACCTAAAACTCTACCGACACAGCCCAACAAAAAATGGGAGAGATTGAAGCTTGATTTGCCAATATATCCAAAATTGTATCCCTCATTTATGCTTGTGTGAGGAACCGAAAAACATTCATAACAACGAATGCTGATTGAAAAGGAACTAGCAAACAAGATATGGATCACTTTGGCATTCAATCAATAGCAACCATGTCAACTTGTTGCATAATGCGCGCAGTTTTTTGACTTCCAATCCATTGTATTTTGCTTCTTTTGCTCACGACCCTACACACGTGGTACATTGAACGAATCTGACTTGCTTAATCTAGCAAGTGGTGCCTGTCCTTATGCATCAATGTCTACTACTTGACCTGTACCACTAAGCACCACTCACTGAGTTcatattattgattgataaagtTGATCTcagaaaaatattaaaaataaatcattaatttaGGGATCGGAGACATCACAAGTTTAGTTTCTATCTAGTTTATCTAGTTCAAACTGACCATTATAATTCTTATAATTTTTAGTATAAATTCATATAGTTTAGATGTAAACTTGAATTTGTCAACTCATACAACTAAGTTGATGCACAATTCACAATTACTTCAAAATTGTACTAAGTTTATACTAGAGGTTGTAAAAGTTCCAGTAATTTGTGTAAACTTGACATATTTCAACTTGTGAGGTCTGGATCCCTGACTCAGACTGATTTTTTGCTATATATAGATGCCATCTTTACTCTTTTCAAACAACTCTTTTGAAACACGAATTGCAAAGAGATTGAAGATTGGAGATGGCTAAATCTCGACTGATCAGCTACAATACCTTGGTTGCAGTCCTCTTCTGCTTTCTCCTCATTGCTTCAATCGGTTAGTTGTCAAAAACTTTCACTATTTATACCGAACTTTGCAGTGAATCACGCACCTGAAGTCATTCTTTATTCCAATTTCCCAAGTATGTAATGCTCTGGCATGTTGTCATTTATCAATATTAACATTacataacaaaattttaaaaagaatcAGTATAGTACTTAACTACAAATAATAGTCTTAAGTCCAAGAGAGATTATCAAAGTTGGATATAAAAATGCACCTCTCTTACACTACATAAactaatggttttttttttttctgaaatgcGGTCATCAACTTTTTTTTCTGTCAACCGACATTTACAACTTAGCCCCTCACTTGTTCTCGTTCTTTACTTAGGCCTACTATACTGCCTTATGAAAATTAAGAGTTGCATGAAAATCACATATTTACATTAATCTTTAGGGCCCTTTAGAAACTATTAGAAAGGGTAAACTTGATTTAGCTTTACTAGGCATCATGCTCTGATCAcataaacaagaacaattaacataaaaactgaaaaatttttaaCATGTTCTTGCTTATTGTGTACAGAGTTACAGATGGCGGAGGCCGTAGGAAAAATTTGCTCGAAGCGCAGCCAGACATGGACTGGGATATGCATCAAAACTGAGAATTGCGACAGCCAATGCAAGAGTTGGGAGGGAGCTCAGCATGGAGCTTGTCACAGAAGTGGCTTTGGATTTGCTTGCTTCTGTTATTTTAAATGTTGAGGGAAAACTCCATCTTTGGTTCCATTAAAACTGTCTGTGTTTGCTGTTTCTGGAGTTACAAAAAGCTAGCTGCTGCAAATTCCCAAGATTTGCAGGCAGAAAATGGGAACAAATGCTGTACTAGGTACAACCATGAACGTCCAGAGTAGTTTTATTGTTGCTAAATAAGGGTATGGTGTTCCCGTTTGATCTGTTTGTTAATGTTATTTCTTGTTATCCTAATATTGGAATATTATGCAAGAATCTTAtattgaattttattttctaattaATATAAAAGGTCATGTAAATCTGTTGGAGAGTATTCTCATCAATTCTTATCAAGTAGATGCAGATATTAATATATGAACAAAAAAATCCGATAGAAAATATTTCCATtggaaaatcatcaaaaatttaTCTTGAAAAAAGGGCTGGGACAGGATCAATACTAAGAGTAATAAAAGTACTGAGATTGGTACTTATTCTGGTCAGGACAAAAGGGGAGAAGGCTGAGCTTGAATTGGACAATTTTAAGAGCAGTCTTGTTGACACCATCTCTTATGGCGATGTGCTTAATCTTTGTCCAAATGACTCTTACCAAAAACTAAAACCAGAACTCCCAACAAGCTCTTAATACCATAAGTTGCAGAGAAGCCACAATTGCATCAAATATGAAA
Protein-coding sequences here:
- the LOC113702991 gene encoding defensin-like protein 1, whose translation is MAKSRLISYNTLVAVLFCFLLIASIELQMAEAVGKICSKRSQTWTGICIKTENCDSQCKSWEGAQHGACHRSGFGFACFCYFKC